One Picrophilus oshimae DSM 9789 genomic region harbors:
- a CDS encoding APC family permease: MDIANKEKIDGLYKLKRGEVSTWGAIAEEIAAMAPACDSIAFVVSSAAFALILTPLAFIVATLTMFLEVNTLYHLSKRHASAGGYYGYIANAYGPVPAVTAGLMYPMYQIVSTAAIPVFVAGVFLPGVVKYFTGYAMPAWIWIPFILIVIIVPIVIAIVGIRPQMKYIKYASFFELIFLVVLSAIEIIRAPDNTLNVFNPFAWPQFNLMFNEHGGVFAGLGLGMVFGLTSFIGYGGSAPLGEEVNHPRAITRSLSVGLLMVGLVLTEVAYAQIVGWGTSVPLIKSFLNQSIPGVIVAVIYTGVIGGVMFTLIAFNSAFSDAVAMQANAGRVYFAMGRDGILPEFFGRINKKYATPSNALWFVAIMSSIISIAVTFIIGMASNVSINDLIFDRATNPAVVQTLENSFDFLTTMALGGLIITHILLNTSVMTLFRRLKERHTSITDFVVHGISHYVFPIIATIIFAFVLYESVVPPVFPITEALIVIALYTSFSIYYALRMKYKKPELMARAGKSVNLVDEEH, translated from the coding sequence ATGGATATTGCTAATAAAGAGAAGATTGATGGTTTATACAAGCTAAAAAGGGGCGAGGTAAGCACATGGGGTGCCATTGCGGAGGAGATTGCTGCCATGGCACCTGCATGCGATTCCATAGCCTTTGTCGTATCATCCGCCGCATTTGCATTAATATTAACGCCTCTTGCATTTATAGTTGCAACATTAACAATGTTCCTTGAGGTAAATACTTTATATCATTTATCAAAGAGGCATGCAAGTGCAGGTGGCTATTATGGATATATAGCAAATGCCTATGGACCTGTACCTGCGGTTACCGCAGGTTTGATGTACCCAATGTATCAAATAGTAAGCACTGCTGCAATACCGGTCTTTGTTGCTGGCGTGTTCCTGCCAGGTGTTGTTAAATATTTCACTGGATATGCAATGCCTGCATGGATCTGGATTCCTTTTATATTAATAGTTATAATAGTTCCGATAGTAATAGCAATAGTTGGCATAAGGCCGCAGATGAAATACATAAAATACGCTTCATTCTTTGAATTAATCTTCCTTGTGGTTCTATCTGCAATAGAGATAATAAGGGCACCTGACAACACACTAAATGTCTTTAATCCATTTGCATGGCCACAGTTCAATTTAATGTTTAACGAGCATGGAGGTGTCTTTGCAGGCCTGGGCCTTGGCATGGTCTTTGGCTTAACCAGCTTCATAGGCTATGGTGGTTCGGCACCTCTTGGAGAGGAGGTAAACCATCCAAGGGCAATTACCAGGTCACTTTCAGTTGGATTGCTAATGGTGGGCCTTGTGCTAACGGAGGTTGCATATGCCCAGATCGTGGGCTGGGGAACATCGGTACCATTAATAAAGAGCTTTTTAAACCAGTCAATACCAGGAGTCATAGTTGCTGTAATTTATACCGGTGTTATAGGCGGTGTTATGTTCACCTTAATAGCATTTAATTCTGCTTTTTCAGATGCCGTTGCCATGCAGGCAAATGCAGGCAGGGTCTATTTTGCAATGGGCCGTGATGGAATACTTCCGGAATTCTTTGGAAGGATCAATAAAAAGTATGCAACACCGTCAAATGCACTCTGGTTCGTTGCAATAATGTCCTCGATTATATCAATAGCCGTAACCTTTATAATAGGCATGGCCTCAAATGTAAGCATAAATGATTTGATCTTTGACAGGGCCACGAATCCTGCTGTTGTACAAACACTTGAAAACTCATTCGATTTCTTAACAACAATGGCCCTTGGTGGTTTAATAATAACGCATATACTGCTTAACACAAGTGTTATGACACTGTTTAGAAGATTAAAGGAAAGGCACACCAGTATAACGGACTTTGTTGTACATGGAATATCACATTATGTATTTCCAATAATAGCAACAATCATATTTGCATTCGTTCTTTATGAATCTGTTGTTCCACCGGTTTTCCCAATAACAGAGGCCTTAATTGTCATTGCACTTTACACCTCATTTTCAATTTACTACGCATTAAGAATGAAGTATAAAAAACCAGAATTAATGGCAAGGGCCGGAAAATCAGTTAACCTTGTGGACGAGGAGCATTAA
- a CDS encoding oligopeptide/dipeptide ABC transporter ATP-binding protein, producing MLTVKNLGSGYKTTDGYIKILNDINFYLNKNEIVGIIGEIGSGKTTLLRAIRGDLYIDSGDILYNGESIFSREVYKRYREKVIYARQDSLNILKPGYSVDFQIKKLFGHGKYDLNYVKRIFDYLDLPMETLNNIPSRLSDGTRHRVVIAMSLMIRPEILLLDEPFTGLDIDAITGLLKLLKEIKDYTSIIIVSSDVVPLFRICDRIYAMRNGMILEDGKWSEILYKPHHPYVYDIINAIPSFENRNREFTFTNNMVNNGCVYIKRCRFMNESCKSEILYRYDNDHGYRCIRYPDWYNDRDKER from the coding sequence ATGTTAACGGTTAAAAACCTGGGCTCTGGCTATAAAACCACTGATGGGTACATTAAAATATTAAATGATATAAATTTTTATTTAAACAAAAATGAAATAGTTGGTATAATTGGAGAGATAGGCTCAGGAAAAACAACACTTTTAAGGGCCATAAGGGGAGATTTATACATAGACAGTGGTGATATTCTATACAATGGAGAGAGCATATTCTCAAGGGAGGTTTATAAACGCTACAGGGAAAAGGTTATCTATGCAAGGCAGGACTCATTAAATATATTAAAACCGGGTTATTCTGTTGATTTTCAGATAAAAAAGCTTTTTGGCCATGGCAAATACGATTTAAATTATGTAAAAAGGATCTTTGATTATCTTGACCTGCCCATGGAAACTTTAAATAATATTCCTTCAAGGCTGAGTGACGGTACAAGGCATAGAGTTGTAATCGCCATGTCTTTAATGATCAGGCCCGAGATACTTTTACTGGATGAGCCGTTCACCGGTCTTGATATTGATGCAATCACCGGACTCCTAAAACTTTTAAAGGAGATTAAGGATTACACATCAATAATAATTGTGAGCAGCGATGTTGTACCATTATTTAGAATATGCGACAGGATCTATGCAATGAGGAATGGAATGATCCTTGAGGATGGAAAATGGTCTGAAATTCTTTATAAACCACACCACCCATACGTTTACGATATTATAAATGCGATACCTTCATTTGAAAACAGGAATAGAGAATTTACCTTTACAAATAATATGGTAAACAATGGCTGTGTTTACATAAAAAGATGCAGGTTCATGAATGAATCGTGCAAATCTGAAATTTTATATAGATATGATAATGACCATGGATACAGATGCATAAGATATCCGGACTGGTACAATGATAGAGATAAAGAACGTTGA
- a CDS encoding ATP-binding cassette domain-containing protein: MIEIKNVDKYYIKKGILKRDVFYALKDVNISFYPGKIYSIFGKSGSGKTTLANIISGYKKPDKGSVLYKNGIKIRYVFQDPYISLNITKDVKWHIETSAGLNNIDLNYAWYIFNSTGLDKDLYEYRSVESLSGGERQLLAFAMAYLQKPDVIVLDEAFSYLDTLNLRRVFEVLKRTKNNILYIYFDNDINRCLFLSDFIYVLNNGSLVESGTPDMMIKNPGAFMRNIIEKMPDYRKRI, translated from the coding sequence ATGATAGAGATAAAGAACGTTGATAAATATTATATAAAAAAGGGAATTCTAAAAAGGGATGTATTCTACGCATTGAAGGATGTTAACATTTCATTTTATCCTGGTAAGATATACTCCATTTTTGGAAAGTCTGGTTCCGGAAAGACAACACTGGCAAATATAATATCAGGATATAAAAAACCTGATAAAGGCTCGGTTTTATACAAGAACGGTATTAAGATAAGATATGTATTCCAGGATCCTTATATATCTTTAAACATAACAAAGGATGTTAAATGGCATATAGAGACATCAGCAGGATTAAATAATATAGATTTAAATTATGCCTGGTATATTTTTAATTCAACAGGTCTGGACAAAGATTTATACGAGTACCGGAGCGTCGAATCCCTATCAGGTGGTGAGAGGCAGCTTCTGGCCTTTGCCATGGCATATCTTCAAAAGCCTGATGTTATTGTCCTTGATGAGGCCTTTTCATACCTTGACACATTAAACCTTAGAAGGGTCTTCGAGGTATTAAAAAGAACAAAAAATAATATACTTTACATATATTTTGACAATGATATTAACAGATGCCTTTTCCTGTCTGATTTCATCTACGTTTTAAACAATGGATCATTAGTCGAATCCGGAACGCCGGATATGATGATAAAAAATCCAGGAGCATTTATGAGGAATATTATTGAAAAAATGCCTGATTATAGAAAAAGGATTTAA
- a CDS encoding GNAT family N-acetyltransferase, which yields MPVINLKNDIYVNLPRGYRLINKYDVNKRFQSNDKNMRDYKLKYFYEWGLEKNNVVLIKESRGNIDGIIMFRFEPDIKDPDRIVIEMLARNFAANNPGSGYLLLRAVESIASQLGIKKIEIEAIKELEDYYESLGYRSTGKNYYDSSWKDIIIMEKSLN from the coding sequence ATGCCAGTGATAAATCTTAAAAATGATATCTATGTTAACCTGCCACGGGGTTACAGATTAATTAATAAATACGATGTAAACAAAAGATTTCAATCAAATGATAAAAACATGCGTGATTATAAATTAAAATACTTCTATGAATGGGGCCTTGAAAAAAACAATGTTGTTTTAATAAAGGAATCAAGGGGAAACATAGATGGCATTATAATGTTCAGATTTGAGCCGGATATAAAAGATCCTGATAGAATTGTAATAGAGATGCTTGCCAGGAACTTTGCAGCAAATAATCCAGGATCCGGTTACCTTTTATTAAGGGCCGTTGAATCCATAGCGTCTCAGCTCGGGATAAAAAAGATAGAGATAGAGGCAATTAAAGAGCTTGAGGATTACTATGAATCCCTGGGATACAGGAGCACCGGTAAAAATTATTATGATTCATCATGGAAGGATATAATAATAATGGAAAAATCATTGAATTAA
- a CDS encoding G1 family glutamic endopeptidase, with product MANRIIIIILILILAFSIMPLHNNIKRTNVERNGVDSSNWAGYVVATGFGSPKPEVTGVSGSWIVQNVNTSCSCTYSAQWVGIGGFFNGDSSLIQAGTTSQYDCGASFSAWYEILPAAETPINMTVYPGNIINVHIFLAKSPDLWYIYLNDTSENERFFKEVYYNSSMLSAEWIEERPEINGQLSCLSDFGTAYYGGYYTGLSMSDYATVNGQTAPISSFQYENITMVSNSGIIAEPGNIINNGSFKVYYTGDGCYCCFF from the coding sequence ATGGCAAACAGGATTATAATAATTATATTGATTTTAATCCTTGCATTTTCAATAATGCCATTGCATAATAACATTAAGAGAACAAACGTTGAAAGAAATGGAGTGGATTCATCAAACTGGGCCGGCTACGTTGTCGCAACAGGTTTTGGCAGCCCAAAGCCAGAGGTTACAGGTGTCAGCGGTTCCTGGATTGTACAGAATGTTAATACATCATGTTCATGCACATACTCGGCGCAGTGGGTTGGTATTGGTGGCTTCTTTAATGGTGATTCATCATTAATACAGGCAGGAACAACATCACAGTATGACTGTGGCGCCTCATTTTCAGCCTGGTATGAAATACTCCCTGCCGCTGAAACACCAATAAACATGACTGTATATCCAGGAAACATTATAAATGTTCATATATTCCTTGCAAAATCGCCGGATCTCTGGTATATATATCTAAATGATACTTCAGAAAATGAAAGATTCTTCAAAGAGGTTTACTATAATTCATCAATGCTCTCCGCAGAATGGATTGAGGAAAGGCCTGAGATAAACGGTCAGCTCAGCTGCCTTTCGGATTTTGGCACGGCCTACTATGGTGGATATTATACAGGATTATCAATGAGTGATTATGCAACTGTAAATGGCCAGACCGCCCCAATATCGTCGTTTCAATATGAAAACATAACAATGGTCTCAAATTCTGGTATAATTGCAGAGCCTGGAAATATAATAAACAACGGCAGCTTCAAGGTCTATTATACGGGAGATGGCTGTTACTGCTGTTTCTTTTAG
- a CDS encoding MBL fold metallo-hydrolase: protein MINIDDNIYAYINEPGTWFRGNSGFIKGNKMNIVIDSLATEDMAKNYINEISRISNVPVRIIVNTHAHGDHAWTNYMFENAINIAQSNYLESINDPTEKLYSKYFPDFDFSRSRYSVPDITVSHGISLYIDEKEIKVMHLPNAHTSGDLIAYIPDNKIVFTGDILFSKPCTPFAMTGSIRGSIMALEFLKSLRARVYVPGHGPVSYGTEKIDAALKYFKFVQSEASKILNSSDDVIAAARSIDLGEYKSWLNPERIIGNISRACMELNNNETMINEDKIISAMMDYKELLERS from the coding sequence ATGATAAACATTGATGATAATATTTATGCGTACATAAATGAGCCTGGCACATGGTTCCGCGGCAACAGTGGCTTTATAAAAGGCAATAAAATGAACATCGTTATAGACTCACTTGCAACCGAGGACATGGCAAAAAATTACATAAATGAGATATCAAGGATATCAAATGTGCCTGTAAGAATCATAGTAAATACGCATGCCCATGGGGATCATGCATGGACAAATTACATGTTTGAGAACGCAATAAATATAGCACAATCAAATTACCTGGAATCTATAAATGACCCAACGGAAAAGCTTTATTCAAAATACTTTCCAGATTTTGATTTTTCAAGGTCAAGGTACAGTGTTCCTGATATAACCGTGAGCCATGGCATCTCATTATACATCGATGAAAAGGAGATAAAGGTCATGCATTTGCCAAATGCGCATACATCCGGGGATTTAATAGCATACATACCTGATAATAAGATAGTTTTTACCGGCGACATTCTATTTTCAAAACCATGCACACCCTTCGCAATGACAGGCAGCATCCGCGGAAGCATCATGGCCCTGGAGTTTTTAAAGAGTCTAAGGGCAAGAGTATATGTTCCAGGACACGGTCCTGTTTCATACGGAACAGAAAAAATCGATGCAGCGTTAAAATATTTTAAATTCGTTCAATCAGAGGCATCAAAAATTTTAAACTCCAGTGATGATGTCATTGCTGCTGCAAGGTCAATTGATCTTGGCGAGTACAAATCATGGCTGAACCCTGAAAGGATCATAGGAAACATATCAAGGGCCTGCATGGAACTGAACAATAATGAAACAATGATAAACGAGGATAAAATAATCTCTGCAATGATGGATTACAAAGAACTGCTTGAAAGATCATAA
- a CDS encoding isochorismatase family protein, producing the protein MKGIIVIDPQKGFENPGTLKTFYRIFDILRNGYSKYLKVYIFLFLNDEKSPFRRNMEWWNAFHGSPDTDVIQNIDINGYKTYYHNRYSIINDDFLNEIEKYNINEFLITGVETDASVLLAAMELFDLGIHVLICPDLVYSIYGDKGQDAGLFIIRKVLGDSGFIGYGDVFKWLYEK; encoded by the coding sequence ATGAAGGGAATAATAGTAATAGATCCACAAAAGGGATTCGAGAACCCGGGCACATTAAAAACATTTTATAGAATCTTTGACATTTTAAGGAACGGCTATTCAAAATATTTAAAGGTATACATATTTCTATTTTTAAATGACGAAAAATCTCCATTTAGAAGGAACATGGAATGGTGGAATGCCTTTCATGGATCGCCAGATACAGATGTAATTCAAAACATTGACATAAATGGATATAAAACATATTACCATAACAGATACTCAATAATCAACGATGATTTTCTAAACGAAATAGAAAAATACAATATAAACGAATTTTTAATAACAGGCGTTGAAACAGATGCATCTGTACTTCTTGCAGCCATGGAATTATTTGATCTTGGAATACATGTTTTAATATGCCCGGATCTTGTTTACTCAATATACGGTGATAAGGGCCAGGATGCCGGACTTTTTATTATAAGAAAGGTTCTTGGTGATTCAGGTTTTATAGGCTATGGCGATGTCTTTAAATGGCTCTATGAAAAATAG
- a CDS encoding MFS transporter, with protein MESVSFDEIPASRKLLKITLLSSAGVIMDGYVLSIYAVALLYLKNYFMPLPYQISLMASSALLGMFFGSLTFGYLSDRFGRKKIYEYDLLITSVFLFLTGLSRNVIEFIIFEVLAGIGIGADYPISSSIQAEFSPRNVRGKYLIYNIFNWNIGFIAFYIVSIFFVLYTGLNAWRYMYISAAAIPLIVVLLRRSMPESPYYLIKSGHYESAIKVENEFYKNVKNPYVNGGRTEIRELFSKKYLKYTIFVSIAWFSYDVASYGIWTYTPSLFSDTSSYIISVLGSLLEEVPVILGFIVLWYLIERAGRRRMEIIGFLLPLIPMLLLYFTGNMGFLILFFMFGFMHFSHNLGPGELTFTYPVEIFPTRIRSTAMGFATLSSRIGAILGVVAFPIIMYSFGFKYSMLFFAVFEIIGLIVTVRYAPETKKKPLDAI; from the coding sequence ATGGAAAGCGTTTCCTTTGACGAGATACCGGCCAGCAGAAAATTGTTAAAGATAACGCTGTTATCATCAGCCGGTGTTATAATGGATGGCTATGTTTTAAGCATATATGCAGTAGCCTTATTGTATTTAAAAAACTATTTTATGCCATTGCCGTATCAAATATCATTAATGGCATCTTCCGCGCTTCTTGGAATGTTCTTTGGATCACTAACGTTTGGTTATTTATCTGACAGATTTGGGCGGAAAAAAATATATGAATACGACCTTTTAATAACATCGGTATTTTTATTCTTAACAGGGTTATCAAGGAACGTTATTGAATTCATAATCTTTGAGGTACTTGCAGGAATAGGCATAGGCGCGGATTATCCTATAAGCTCATCGATACAGGCAGAGTTCTCACCGAGAAACGTCAGGGGTAAATATCTTATATACAATATATTCAACTGGAATATTGGCTTTATAGCCTTTTACATCGTTTCAATATTCTTTGTGCTTTATACAGGATTAAATGCCTGGAGGTACATGTACATAAGTGCTGCGGCAATACCGTTGATCGTTGTGCTTTTAAGGAGATCAATGCCAGAGTCACCATACTATTTAATAAAATCAGGCCATTATGAATCTGCAATTAAAGTAGAAAATGAATTTTATAAAAACGTAAAAAATCCATATGTAAACGGTGGCAGAACGGAAATAAGGGAATTGTTCAGCAAAAAGTATCTAAAATACACAATCTTTGTTTCAATTGCATGGTTCTCATACGACGTTGCAAGCTATGGAATATGGACTTATACACCATCTCTGTTTTCTGACACATCATCATATATAATCAGCGTTCTTGGTTCTCTTCTTGAGGAGGTTCCTGTCATACTCGGTTTCATCGTTCTATGGTATTTGATAGAGCGTGCCGGCAGAAGAAGAATGGAGATCATTGGTTTTCTTCTGCCTTTAATACCAATGCTATTACTTTATTTCACCGGCAACATGGGCTTTTTAATACTATTTTTTATGTTCGGATTTATGCATTTTTCACATAATCTTGGTCCTGGAGAATTAACATTTACATACCCTGTTGAGATCTTTCCAACAAGAATAAGGTCAACTGCCATGGGCTTTGCAACACTATCATCAAGAATAGGTGCAATTCTTGGTGTTGTTGCATTTCCAATAATAATGTACAGCTTTGGTTTTAAATACTCAATGCTCTTCTTTGCAGTTTTTGAGATTATTGGTCTTATTGTTACAGTAAGATATGCACCAGAAACCAAGAAGAAACCTCTTGATGCCATATGA